TTTACTGAGGTGGCTGACCATGTTCACAACCAAATCCTCCTCTAAACTGGAATTCAGTTGCTTACCAAGCCCCAGCCTCCACTTTCTTGTTGGCACCTGGAGGCACAGCACTATGTCTGCACGTATCTCTGTTGGCTTCCCCTCTTGTGAGTCTTGCAGGTTGCTCAGTCTCCAGACCTTTAGGCCGAGGCCTGCCAGTCTCTGGACGGCTGCGGCATAGAGTGGCAGGCACAGTCTCCAGGGGCAGATGAAGGTAATCACGGAGATACTGGATACCCTCATTGTTAAGGTACCAGTAGAAATGTCTCCAGGCAAACTGTTCCTTCACACAGCGTCGGGACTTGAGAGACTGCATGGCCTTCATGACCTGAAGGTTGGGCACATTCTTGTCTGCCAGCTCCCAGTGCTTAGGCATGTGGACATCCTTCTTGGCCACCATGACTCCCTCCTTAAAAAGGAGTTCATAAATGGCAATCTGGTTCTTCTTAGGCATCAACATCTTGGTGGCTCTGGGGTCCGGGTCCGGGGCCGGGGCTTGAATCATacctgactccatcttgcttcgaACCTCACCAGCTAACTGCCCTTGCTATTCCTGGGCATAGACAAGGCTGACTAtgggaggggcctgaattctgctaagaccTGCATAGGTAAGTGATAACCAGCTGTTGTTCCCTAGCTTgcttactgctcaggagtcataTTGCCAGAATCAGGTTTTTGGTTAGGAACCATTTAACATTTGTTTACTAgattacaaaaacagaaatattttctttttcttttttcagttaccAAGTGTTTAGCAAGGGAAATGTAATCTGCTACAATATGATTATGCCTTCTCTTGAACACTATGTTGCTTCTAGGGAGAGGGAGTACTAGAGGAATCAGGAAGATGGGAACAAAGAGCAAAAAATTACTTCGTGGAGTTaagagattttttctttcttttcttcttttttttgacagagtcttgctctgtcacccaggctggagtgcagtggtgtgatctcagctcaccgcaacctccacctcaccgcaacctccacctcctgggttcaagcaattctctgcctcagcctcccaggtagctgggattacaggcatgcaccaccatgcccggctaatttttgtatttttaatagagacggagtttcaccatcttggcaacaatgtcttgaattcctgacctcgtgatccacccacttcagcctcccaaagtactgagattacaggcgtgagccactgcgcccagccaagatatttatttatttatttatgttgagatggagtctcgctctgttgcccaggctggagtgcagtgatgcaatcttggctcactgcaacctccgcctcctgggttcaagtgattctcctgcctcagcctcccgagtagctgggactacaggtgcatgccaccacacctggctaattttttatatttttagtacagatggaattttgccacattagccaggatggtcttgatctcctgaccttgtgatccacccacctcggcctcccaaagtgctgggattacaggcatgagcctccgcttCCGGTGCCaagggatttttttaaacaactaaCTAATGTTCTTTTTATCTGGCAACCTGTAATGATGCATTTGATATAGCATATATAGGTTTTAGCaagatttcaaaaaaattattaattctcGGACAACATGGGAGAAATGAGAGCTGGATGCTAATATACTTAGAcatgatggttgcataacaacagcgaaacctcagcctcccctctccttctctccctgtgGGTACTTGGGTGACCCTGAGCTGATGTTCAGCTAGGACTCACTGGCATACTGGTGTTAGGGCCAGCATTCATTCCGATGGATCATTGTGCACCCTGTattgttgttaaatattttaaatatgctcTCAGGGTGTAATAAACTAGAGTTCTCTGGAAAAGCAGACCAAAGCTGGGCCACGGCCACGTTAGCTCTTTGGGAACTTCATGCATGGTGCCCATACCCTACCTCTAGTTAAAATGAGAAACAGCAATAAAATAAGTAAGGAAATCCAACACTGTACATTTTCCCCATAATGATGACTTCAGTATATCTTTAGAAATATTAAGTaacaaattatgttttattttctcattgattgGGTGCTCCTTTCTGGTGCCTTAAACATGAGCCTTTGTTGAGCTCAGCGTAGGCCTTCCTGAGGCAGCAGGCAAAGGAGAGAACTGAGAATTAAggatttgttctgtttatattttgAGCTTCCATTGGTAGTTGTGTTGGTTTAAAGTGAGTGCACATTGTTTGCACAGCCATTAAGCATTTATGATAATGTAttgaattgtttaaaataaaagcattgctaaaattaaaaaattaaaatagcaccATAAACAAATAaggcttggatttttttttttttttttttttttgagatggagtctcgctctatcttccaggctggagtgcagtgggatgatctcggctcactgcaacccccagctcctgagttcaacctattctcctgcctcagcctcctgagtagctgagattacgggcatgtgccaccacacccagctaattttttttaatttttagtagagatggggtttcaacattttggccaggctggtctcaaactcccgacctcaggtgatccgccctcctcaagctcccaaaatgctgggattaccggcgtgaaccaccacgcctggccaccttGTAAttcttttaatggaaaaataaagcaaaatactcAACAGAGATGGATTTACTACAGAAGTGTAAATTGATTAAACTACCACTTTTGCATATCGGATTGGTGAAATGATTTGCTTTTCACTTTAAGTGTGCCTTTCCCAGAACCGACCTCTGCTAGCGCCGTCTTCACTGTTACACCTGATTCCATCTCCTGCTGCACCATGAAATGCTGACTCTCAAGGCAGACAATGGGACAGGATTTCAGACAGAACCATTTACCTGCCTGTGTGATGTTTCCTTGTAGGTGACACAGCACGGGTGTCACTTCTGTACCAGCTGTGGAATTCTGGCTCTTCCCTTTAGTAGCCTCAGGATACAGGGCTGGTTCTGGCTTCATTTACCATCATTAAGAGCCTGTCTGACTGGAAGAGATGTTATCTCATGATAATTGTTCCCTTCTGCTCTTTGCCAGGTTGGAAAAATAGATAATGGTGAAAAAGTGTGCTGAGAAGCACCAATTACCAGATCCCCTAATGAGTGAGGTATTAATCTAGAAATATAGTGgaaaatttcctttaaatatgTAAACTAGACTGAAGGGACTGGCAGAAAGTAGGGTGACAGTTGTGTATGAAATTATTGCGTTTTTATTAGTTTGAAATACACTTGCATATGTTTCTGTTAGCTCTGGGgaagagagaaaattttattaGTGTAATTCAAAGTTATAAAAAGCACTCACTATTAGATTgctataactttaaaaatgagaTGTGTAAGTTAGGAGGGATAAAAAGATAAATGcctggaaaattttattttgaccTGCTTGACTTAGTGaacttagaaaataataatgatcatTTCTTGAGCATGTATTATGTACCAGGGACTCATTGtaatcatttaatcatcacagcaACCCTATGAGTTATAGCagtatcattcccattttacaaatggggaaactgaggcctgtcAGGGTTAACCGATTTACCCAGAATCACCTGGCTAGTTAGTGCTAGATCCAGGGTTCTAGCCCAGGCCTTCTGACCTCAGAGGTTATGGTCTTcattcttcatattttaaatgcCTCAGTCACTTAACTTTTTTGGGttagtttccttatttttaaaatgtagggaCAAGACTagattctttataataaattagCGTTTTGAAACtgtgctatcttttttttttaactgaaactgAGCAGAGGCAATGTTCATCACATACTCACTGCAAAAGGTCAAGAGAATGACTAAATGGTAATTACCAGCAGTATTTGTAGCAATTTAAGTCATTTCAGGATTTTACCTTTGACAGTTATTAGTTATTAGTTTTAGTAACAGGGACACTGAGAGAAGGTATTTCTTGGTCTACATCTCAGTTGCTTCCTGATTTCTCTCTGAATCAACCTCCCCCAACCCATCTCTCCCTGGAGCTGCTAAATAATCACACCTCAAGCAACGGAAATCGGCTGCTCTTCGCAACTCGTCAAGGGAGTGATGACTAAATGCAGAGGATGAGCGAGAAGAGGGAATTCAGGCAACGAATAAGAAACAGGCCACTAATTAGGAGAACCAGGAGAGACTGCTGTTATCCTGTGCTATTCAATCTGGAAGTTACTAAACTCTACCTTAGTAGAAAATGTGCGCCTGACTTctttaggaaagaaaagaaatgttcattaGCAGATCATAGATTCCTCTAGATTGCTTGGAGTTTCCTAAGACACTGccaattgaaatatatatatgtactttcaTATTTATTACTGAAGGAACCCCCCCCATTTTGTTACCGTGCTTAAGTTTGGTGTTTCACATAAGTTTTCCGAATAAATGAAAGCTAAAACTAAATAGTAAAAAATAGATTATAATGAAATGTTAAACCTTTATTAAGTATATGATACAAGCAAATGATGCATTAGAACATCTATGCATTGTTTAGTTAAGAATTATAAGATGAATATCCATGTACCCATCATGCAGCCTAAGAAATAGAACGCTAGCAGTACTTCTCAAGCCTGGATCCCTTTCTCTTCCCTAACTCAAGTAAAGAttgttctgaatattttattagtaatttctttgttttattttagggttacacaaatataaataatattttttttacaACTTTACAAAAATGGAATGATTCTCTCTGAGTTTTTCAGTGAGTTGTTCAATATTAACATTATGTTTCTGAGATTCAACTATGAGAATGTAGTTCACCCATGTAGATgtagttcatttttattcttcagagtatattccattttatgaatatggGACAGTTAATTTTTTCTCAGGGGAGATAGACATTTgtttgagttgtttccattttcttgctATTAGGAGGACGTTGTAAATATTTTTGTCCATCTCTCTTAGTGTAGATGAGCAAGAGTTTTTCCAGGATGTATACCCAGGAGAGGAGATGCTGTGTTGAAGGCTACACACACCTAAAATTTTACTGGGCAATGCCAACTTGTTTCCAAAGTAGTTGTGCCAACTTTAATTCTCACCAGGAGTACATgaaagttcctgttgctccacatacTTGCCAAAATTTGGGGTCTGTCAGATTATATACATTTTCTAGCCTTTTGGGTATAAAATGGTGTCAGCTTGGGGGTCTCTGCATTCCTCTGATTACTAATGAGGTTGACCTTCTTTTTATAGGTTTATTGACCTTCTTGTTTTTTCATGAAATGCCTGGATATGCCTTTTGGCTTGCTTGTCCTTTTCATATTGATTCATtggagttctttatacattttgtgTACCAAATCTTTGTTCATTATAGATGTCACTGTAGAGGCAGAAGGGGGGTGATCCCTTTTCTCCCCATCATAAGAGTCACAGCCCACACCTTTATAACAAAATATagatcagcaagagaaaaacataacaaattCATTAATGTACTTAAATACCAGAGCCATACAAAACATATGAAAACTCAAGAAAGAACCAGATGGTTGATGCTTAAATATCCTTTTCACTGGGGAGAAGGAGGTGGAGAGCCGTAAATGAATGGGCCCCAAAAAACACACCAGTGGTTTTTAAATGATTCTCTTTGGACTCTGAATGGGACCTAAGGATAAATAGTAGCTGCAGACAAGTTACAGGAAGGTAAGGGCAGAGCCGAATTGTGAACAAAGGTCTTATTATGCAGATAACAGTCTTCCAGGTCTTCCCTTGGAATTGCCCTCAGGAGAGCCGAGGCGAGGCTGACTGGGCATGGTGTCCTGAGCATAGAGACTTCTAGTCTCTTCTCTGGTGGTTAATGTTTCCTGGTTATTTAATGAGATTCCTAGGGAGGAGTTTTGAGgcaattgcatttcttttagaagttttctCAATCAGATAAGGGAACTTACAGAGAGCCAGTCCTGGTGCTTCGAATAGTAAGGAGGATCAGAGGGAGTAGGGGGAGGTCAGAGGGAGAACTTGAG
This window of the Pongo abelii isolate AG06213 chromosome 6, NHGRI_mPonAbe1-v2.0_pri, whole genome shotgun sequence genome carries:
- the LOC100451601 gene encoding small ribosomal subunit protein eS10-like — translated: MLMPKKNQIAIYELLFKEGVMVAKKDVHMPKHWELADKNVPNLQVMKAMQSLKSRRCVKEQFAWRHFYWYLNNEGIQYLRDYLHLPLETVPATLCRSRPETGRPRPKGLETEQPARLTRGEANRDTCRHSAVPPGANKKVEAGAW